From Demequina capsici, one genomic window encodes:
- a CDS encoding GntR family transcriptional regulator: MDIRVDPALAAPPFEQVRDQIAAQIMDGRLADQARLPAIRALATSLGLAANTVAKAYAELEASGLVVTAGRNGTRVVGQTVADAGLTEAADAYIAAARSRGLDTDALVSLVRTRAAS; the protein is encoded by the coding sequence ATGGACATCCGCGTCGATCCTGCGCTGGCGGCACCGCCCTTCGAGCAGGTGCGCGACCAGATCGCCGCGCAGATCATGGACGGTCGGCTCGCCGATCAAGCGAGGCTCCCGGCGATCCGCGCGCTGGCCACCTCCCTGGGGTTGGCCGCGAACACGGTCGCGAAGGCGTACGCCGAGCTCGAGGCGTCCGGGCTCGTGGTGACGGCGGGCCGGAACGGCACCCGCGTCGTCGGCCAGACGGTGGCCGACGCGGGGCTCACCGAGGCCGCCGACGCGTACATCGCGGCGGCGCGCAGCCGCGGGCTCGACACCGACGCGCTCGTCTCGCTCGTCCGCACCAGGGCCGCGTCGTGA
- a CDS encoding RNA polymerase sigma factor → MSDQQILAALHAQALPRLGSHAYALTGSYSAAEELVQAAIVKAFSRKRGFRDVAGAEAYVRAAIRTLHLDALRRQARWTGALPVLAREESVDDGTAAVDGADLVARGMATLAPRVRTAIALRYIEDLTVADIAHAMRISEGTVKGYLKEGRARLGSLWGVEAVDDDEVVEVREVRR, encoded by the coding sequence ATGTCCGATCAGCAGATTCTCGCCGCGCTGCACGCACAGGCGCTGCCGCGACTCGGCTCGCATGCGTACGCGCTGACGGGCTCGTATTCGGCGGCGGAGGAGCTGGTGCAGGCCGCGATCGTGAAGGCGTTCTCGCGCAAGCGCGGCTTCCGCGACGTGGCGGGCGCCGAGGCGTACGTGCGCGCCGCGATCCGCACCCTTCACCTGGACGCCCTGCGAAGGCAGGCACGATGGACCGGTGCGCTGCCGGTGCTGGCCCGCGAGGAGTCGGTGGACGACGGCACGGCGGCAGTCGACGGCGCTGACCTGGTGGCCCGCGGGATGGCGACGCTCGCGCCACGCGTGCGCACGGCCATCGCGCTCCGGTACATCGAGGACCTGACCGTCGCGGACATCGCGCATGCGATGCGGATCTCGGAGGGCACCGTGAAGGGCTATCTCAAGGAGGGGCGCGCGCGGTTGGGCAGCCTGTGGGGCGTCGAGGCCGTGGATGACGACGAGGTCGTCGAGGTTCGGGAGGTGCGGCGATGA
- a CDS encoding RNA polymerase sigma factor, which yields MRELQASDASEWASACAGDGGALGILFDRHSPRVFRHALRLLSHRQDAEDATAAAFLELWRKRGQVRLVRESVLPWLLVATTNLSRNMARSTRRYRALLDALPRSETSPSAADVLAAVPSDVLEHIDPELAAAIRRLPKASAALLALTALEGMSTVDAAQAMGMSPAAARTRLSRARAQVRASLGESALDDELKEVRHG from the coding sequence ATGAGGGAACTGCAGGCGAGTGACGCGTCCGAGTGGGCGAGTGCCTGCGCGGGCGACGGCGGTGCGCTCGGGATTCTCTTCGACCGTCACAGCCCACGGGTCTTCCGCCACGCACTGCGCCTGCTGTCTCACCGCCAGGACGCGGAGGACGCCACCGCTGCGGCATTCCTCGAGCTGTGGCGCAAGCGCGGTCAGGTACGGCTCGTCCGAGAGTCGGTACTGCCGTGGCTCTTGGTCGCGACGACGAACCTCAGTCGCAACATGGCTCGGTCGACACGCCGGTATCGGGCGCTGTTGGACGCGCTTCCGAGGAGTGAAACGTCTCCGTCTGCCGCGGACGTCTTGGCCGCTGTGCCATCCGACGTGCTGGAGCACATCGACCCTGAACTCGCCGCTGCGATCAGGCGGCTCCCGAAAGCGTCTGCGGCACTGTTGGCGCTGACAGCGTTGGAGGGCATGTCGACAGTGGACGCCGCACAGGCGATGGGGATGAGCCCAGCGGCGGCTCGGACGCGCCTGTCACGGGCTCGCGCCCAGGTGCGCGCCTCACTCGGCGAATCCGCGCTCGACGACGAACTGAAGGAGGTCCGTCATGGTTGA
- a CDS encoding isochorismatase family protein, whose product MTAPRRALVIIDVQQEYFTGRLPIQFPPREHSLARILEAADAAEAAGIPIVVVQHDSGQGAPVFAPGTPGYELHPALATRVGADWKRVVKHHASVLAGTGLEEWLRQEGIDTLTLVGYMTNNCVLGTSVDGATRGLGIEVLSDATGAIDLFNAASNADSRTVHTTLMALLHSNWAAVADVVTWVDATQEAASLPKSNLIASAQGI is encoded by the coding sequence ATGACCGCGCCCCGCCGCGCACTCGTGATCATCGACGTGCAGCAGGAGTACTTCACGGGTCGCCTGCCGATCCAGTTCCCTCCGCGGGAGCATTCGCTCGCGCGGATCCTCGAAGCGGCTGACGCGGCGGAGGCCGCCGGCATCCCGATCGTCGTCGTGCAGCACGACAGCGGCCAGGGCGCGCCGGTGTTCGCCCCCGGCACGCCGGGCTATGAGCTGCATCCCGCGCTCGCGACGCGGGTCGGTGCCGACTGGAAGCGAGTCGTCAAGCACCATGCCTCGGTCCTCGCGGGCACAGGACTGGAGGAGTGGCTGCGCCAGGAGGGGATCGACACCCTCACGCTCGTGGGCTACATGACCAACAACTGCGTGCTCGGCACCTCGGTGGATGGCGCCACGCGGGGCTTGGGCATCGAGGTGCTCTCCGACGCGACAGGTGCGATCGACCTCTTCAACGCCGCCTCGAACGCAGATTCCCGTACGGTGCACACGACGCTCATGGCCTTGCTGCACTCCAACTGGGCGGCGGTGGCGGACGTGGTCACGTGGGTGGACGCGACGCAGGAGGCGGCGTCGCTGCCCAAGAGCAACCTCATCGCTTCCGCGCAGGGCATCTGA
- a CDS encoding DedA family protein has product MTGLHLSLLPDTGTLLHSFGPWVLVGIAVMIFIESGVLFPFLPGDSLLVTAAILAGALGIAPWQIVLVGVPAAILGDQVGYLLGRRVGRRLFKDDARVLRTDRLEEAEQFFARYGGFSLVLGRFVPIVRTYVPLAAGTAAMRYRRFLLWNVVGATLWVVGMTTVGVLLGGIPFVANNIDVLMIVVVVVSLLPIAIGALRRMRAGKAAQAVAGADLVVPMADRAGDPTIESAAR; this is encoded by the coding sequence ATGACGGGCCTGCACCTGAGCCTGCTGCCCGACACGGGCACGCTGCTGCACTCCTTCGGACCGTGGGTGCTGGTGGGCATCGCGGTGATGATCTTCATCGAGTCGGGCGTGCTGTTCCCGTTCCTGCCCGGAGACTCGCTGCTCGTGACTGCGGCGATCCTCGCAGGTGCGCTGGGCATCGCGCCGTGGCAGATCGTGCTCGTCGGCGTTCCCGCGGCGATCCTCGGCGACCAGGTGGGCTACCTGCTCGGCCGACGCGTCGGTCGCCGCCTGTTCAAGGACGACGCCCGGGTGCTCCGCACCGATCGGCTCGAGGAGGCGGAGCAGTTCTTCGCCCGCTACGGAGGATTCTCCCTGGTGCTGGGCAGGTTCGTCCCGATCGTCCGCACCTATGTGCCGCTCGCGGCCGGCACCGCCGCCATGCGCTACCGGCGCTTCCTGCTGTGGAACGTGGTGGGTGCGACGCTGTGGGTGGTCGGAATGACGACCGTCGGAGTGCTCCTGGGCGGAATCCCGTTCGTGGCGAACAACATCGACGTGCTGATGATCGTGGTGGTGGTCGTGTCGTTGCTGCCGATCGCGATCGGTGCCCTGCGGCGTATGCGCGCGGGCAAGGCCGCGCAGGCGGTCGCCGGCGCGGACCTCGTCGTCCCCATGGCCGATCGTGCGGGCGACCCGACCATCGAGAGCGCGGCCCGATGA
- a CDS encoding isocitrate lyase/PEP mutase family protein: MPAQATHGGAEGSVKAASFLALHAGDGFVLPNAWDAGSARILEQVGFPAIATTSAGIAWSLGLPDGGPLDRDTMLEHVAQIVAAVDVPVTADLEAGYGSTPEEVAATVAAAVQLGVVGANIEDAVAGELFPMDVAVARLEAARAAAPKGTFVLNARTDTYFTGRDDEAFSRTVLRAQRYVEAGADCIFVPGVVEAETIRDLAHAIPGPLNIVAGLSNTIDARTLFSLGVTRVSVGGSLARAALSLVERAGKELLESGSLRFLQGAVPYGVLQRRFRA; this comes from the coding sequence ATGCCTGCACAGGCGACGCATGGCGGTGCTGAGGGGTCCGTCAAGGCTGCGTCGTTCCTCGCCCTCCATGCCGGCGACGGCTTCGTGCTCCCGAACGCGTGGGACGCGGGGTCGGCACGGATCCTCGAGCAGGTGGGCTTCCCTGCGATCGCGACGACGAGCGCGGGCATCGCCTGGTCGCTCGGCCTGCCGGACGGCGGACCGCTCGATCGGGACACGATGCTCGAGCATGTGGCGCAGATCGTCGCCGCAGTCGACGTCCCCGTGACCGCGGACCTTGAGGCCGGCTACGGCTCCACGCCAGAGGAGGTCGCGGCGACGGTCGCGGCGGCCGTCCAGCTGGGCGTCGTCGGGGCGAACATCGAGGACGCGGTGGCGGGCGAGCTGTTCCCCATGGACGTGGCGGTGGCGCGGCTCGAGGCAGCACGCGCGGCGGCGCCGAAGGGCACCTTCGTGCTGAACGCGAGGACGGACACCTATTTCACGGGCCGCGACGACGAGGCGTTCTCGCGGACCGTGCTGCGCGCGCAGCGCTATGTGGAGGCGGGCGCGGACTGCATCTTCGTGCCTGGCGTCGTGGAGGCGGAGACGATCCGCGACCTCGCGCACGCGATCCCCGGCCCGCTCAACATCGTGGCGGGGCTGTCCAACACGATCGATGCGCGCACCCTGTTCTCGCTCGGCGTCACCCGCGTGAGCGTGGGCGGCAGCCTGGCCCGAGCGGCGCTGAGCCTCGTGGAGCGGGCCGGCAAGGAGCTGCTCGAGTCCGGGAGCCTGCGGTTCCTGCAGGGCGCGGTGCCCTACGGCGTCCTTCAGCGCCGGTTCCGCGCCTGA
- a CDS encoding sensor histidine kinase, with protein sequence MLPARRAQTDAPDEHAYRASVLSIGWQVAAVCAGLVVAGGALALLYVWWQTTPAQLNESHGSHDVLIYMNPVDLVVAGLIVGAGAVLCAGLAAWLIARRAIRPLDEAFRMQRRFIADASHELRTPIAVVSARAQQLAAMTPEDDERRDVVDALREDARIMSGVVDELLELASDSGATARDSAEGDDA encoded by the coding sequence ATGCTCCCCGCGCGCCGCGCCCAGACCGACGCCCCGGACGAGCACGCCTACCGCGCGTCCGTGCTCTCGATCGGCTGGCAGGTCGCCGCTGTCTGCGCCGGGCTCGTCGTCGCGGGTGGCGCGCTCGCCCTTCTCTATGTGTGGTGGCAGACCACGCCCGCCCAGCTCAACGAGTCGCACGGGTCGCATGACGTGCTGATCTACATGAATCCCGTGGACCTGGTGGTCGCGGGGCTCATCGTGGGGGCGGGGGCGGTGCTGTGCGCCGGCCTGGCCGCATGGCTGATCGCCCGCCGCGCGATCCGGCCGCTCGACGAGGCGTTCCGCATGCAGCGCCGATTCATCGCCGACGCCAGCCACGAGCTGCGCACCCCGATCGCCGTGGTGAGCGCCCGCGCCCAGCAGCTCGCTGCGATGACCCCCGAGGACGACGAGCGCCGCGACGTGGTGGACGCGCTTCGTGAGGACGCCCGGATCATGTCGGGCGTCGTCGACGAGCTGCTCGAGCTCGCGTCGGACTCGGGCGCCACCGCGCGCGACTCGGCGGAAGGCGACGACGCATGA
- a CDS encoding response regulator transcription factor yields MSKRLLLVEDDPRLGPIMRDVLTAEWEVTLCPSAEEGLAAAAGGVFDVMVCDRRLPGMSGEDLVSTLRSRRMSLPILMLTALGQVHDKVEGLEAGANDYLVKPFEFEELTARLRALTRDYSGAAAGIDIGGWVFYPDDSCIESPYAGRIMLTGAETTLLAVLAAQPQRTFSREQLLTAAFEHGASVTTVDTYVHYLRRKTDRDLITTVRGVGYRLGTPA; encoded by the coding sequence ATGAGCAAGCGGCTGCTCCTGGTCGAGGACGACCCTCGACTGGGCCCGATCATGCGCGACGTGCTGACCGCCGAATGGGAGGTGACGCTCTGCCCGTCGGCCGAGGAGGGGCTCGCCGCCGCGGCCGGTGGCGTCTTCGACGTGATGGTGTGCGACCGTCGTCTGCCGGGAATGAGCGGCGAGGACCTGGTGAGCACTCTGCGGTCCCGGCGCATGAGCCTGCCGATCCTCATGCTGACGGCGCTCGGACAGGTGCATGACAAGGTCGAGGGCCTGGAGGCGGGGGCCAACGACTACCTGGTGAAGCCGTTCGAGTTCGAGGAGCTCACCGCCCGCCTGCGCGCGCTGACCCGCGACTACTCAGGTGCCGCGGCAGGGATCGACATCGGCGGCTGGGTGTTCTACCCCGACGACAGCTGCATCGAGTCGCCCTATGCGGGGCGGATCATGCTCACGGGCGCGGAGACCACGCTGCTCGCGGTGCTCGCAGCCCAACCGCAGCGCACCTTCTCACGGGAGCAGCTGCTCACCGCCGCCTTCGAGCATGGTGCGAGCGTCACCACGGTCGACACGTACGTCCACTACCTTCGACGCAAGACCGACCGGGACCTCATCACCACGGTCCGCGGCGTCGGCTACCGGCTGGGCACCCCGGCCTGA